A segment of the Geoglobus ahangari genome:
GAGGTACATAGAGGAGGCGATAGAGGTAAGCCCTGAGAAGCCGATCCTGATAGACCGCTTCTTAGAGGATGCGGTCGAGGTGGAGGTTGACGCTCTCTGCGATGGGGAAGAAGTGGTGATAGGCGGGATAATGGAGCACATCGAGGAGGCAGGAGTTCACAGCGGCGATTCGGCATGCGTCCTGCCACCCCAGACGATCCCGCCGGAGATCATCAACAGGATCATAGACTACACGAGGAGGCTCGCCCTCGAGCTGAAAGTTGTGGGGCTGATAAACATCCAGTATGCGGTTAAGGGGGACACGGTTTACATACTCGAGGCAAACCCGAGAGCGAGCAGAACCGTTCCGTTCGTGAGTAAGGTAACGGGCATACCCCTTGCAAAAATTGCAGCGAAGCTTATGCTCGGAAAAAAGCTCAGGGAGCTTGGTGTCAGGGAGAGGATATTTCCGAAGCATGTGGCCGTGAAGGAGGTCGTCTTCCCGTTCATAAAACTCCCCGGGGTTGATCCGGTTCTCGGGCCGGAGATGAAGAGCACGGGAGAGGTCATGGGCATCGACTACGACTTCGGCATCGCCTACTACAAGGCTCAGTTGGCTGCCGGCATGAGGCTGCCATTGGAGGGCACGGTATTCATCAGCGTCAGGAGGGAGGACAGGGAGAAGGTGCTGCCTGTTGCAAAGAAGCTCAGCGAGATGGGGTTCAGGATCCTCGCGACTGACGGGACTGCTGAGTTCCTGAGGAGCAACGGGATTGAGGCTGAGGTGGTTCTGAAGGTCAGTCAGGGGAGGCCAAACGTGATAGACAAGATAATCAACAGGGAGATCGACTTCATAATCAACACCCCCAGCGGGAAGAGGGGCAAGACAGAGGGCTACATGATAAGGAGGGCTGCGGTGGACTACGGTGTGCCCTACATAACCACAGTCAGCGGAGCTATAGCGGCCGTGAAGGGAATTGAGGCGATGAGAAGAGCGAGGATGACGATAAAGAGCATTCAGGAGTACCACAGGGAGATGGATGAAGGAAATTGAGGAGCTGCTTAAAAAGCTGGATGGAAAGACAATATCCAAAATTTTTCTTGAGAGGTTAGCTGAGGGCATTAACCTCGACCACATGAGGCACCTCAGGGCAGGAAAGCCAGAGGCCGTGCTCGCGGAGTTCAAAACGGTTGACGAGGTTGTCGAGATAGCGAAAAAGTGCGTGTCCGAAAAAAGGCCCGTCCTCTTCACAAGGGTTACTGCGGAGCAGTCCACAGCACTCTCAGAGCTCGGGCTCGCTATCAACGAGAGGGCGAGGACGGCAAGGCACATGAGGCTCGAGGAGGAGTCAGGAAAGGTTGCAATTTTCGCTGCCGGCACGTCGGACATTCCCGTGGCGGAGGAGGCGAAGGAAACTGCAGAGTTTCTCGGGATGGAGGTGCTCAGGTTCTACGATGTTGGTGTTGCAGGAATACACAGGCTCATAGAGCCACTCGAGGTGCTTTCGAAAGAGGACGTGGACTCGGTGATCGTGGTTGCAGGGATGGAGGGTGCGCTGCCGTCAGTTGTTGCAGGTCTCGTTGACCTGCCTGTCATTGCGGTTCCAACGTCTGTGGGTTACGGAACAAGCCTGAAGGGCTTTACAGCCCTATTCTCAATGCTCCAGAGCTGCTCATCGGGGGTTGCGGTCGTCAACATAGACAACGGCTTCGGCGCGGCCGTTTTTGCCCACCTGATCTCGAAGAGGGTCAGGAAAAAGAGGTTATAGGCGCTTCTCAAACACACTCTTGGCCTTCTGGAGGGACTCGCTGTCGTATATGACCAGCGCAACCACCTTCAGGTTCCTTGCCTCTTCTGAGAACTCCTCCACGACCTTCAGAAAGGTCTCGACCACCATCTCGAGTGGGCATCCATAAATGCCAGCGCTCACAGCCGGAAATGCTATGCTCTTCAATCCGAGCTCCTCGGCCTTTTTCAGCGGGCCAAGGAACGCGAGTCTGAGCTTCTCCTCGTAGCTCTCCCCCCACTTCCCCCTGCATATTGGCCCGACTGTGTGGATGACGTACCTTATCCCGTTCTCCTCGAGCCTCATCGCTGGCGTTACAACAACCTCTCCGTGCTCGATGTAGTCCCTGCCGACCTGCTCCCTCATCGCCTCCTTGCTGATCCTCGTGTATTCAGCGGCATTCCCAGCACACGCCCTCGCTATGGCATACGCCACTCCACCACCGTGCTCCAAGTGCCTGTTTGCCGCGTTGACGATCGCCTCAGCTGGGTACTTGGTAATGTCCCCCTGAACGAGCCTCACCTCAACGCCGCTGAACCTCAGGACGACTTCGGGCTTCATATTCTGAATAATGCTGCTCTCCTTTATACTTTTTTCAGCACCTTACGTTTCCGTCATTCTGGAAAGGCTTATAAACCTCTCGGGTTTGTTCCCAAACAATGAGAAAATACCTATCAAAAATGATTAAGCTTAGGAAACAGGAGGGACTCAACGCGGTGATAGCCGAGATCAAGGTGCACTCCCCGAGGCACGGGGATATGCTGAGGGGAAGGAGCGTTTTCGACATCCTTAAAGCGTATGAGAGGTGCGATGTGGCCGGGATATCCTACATCACGGAGGAGAAGCACTTCAGGGGGAGCTTCGAGACGTTCAGGGAGATCTGCAGGAACACGGACCTGCCCGTTCTGAGGAAAGACTTCGTAACGAGTGTTGATGAGGTGGAGAGGACGGCTGAGGCTGACGGCTCGGCACTGCTGCTTATAGCCAGAGTTCTCGGCGACAGAACTGCGGAGTTAGTGGACGTTTGCCACGACCACGGGATCGAGGCCCTCGTCGAGGTGCACTCCAGAGATGACGCGAGCATCGCAATCGAAACCGGTGCCAGGCTGATCGGGATAAACAACAGGGACATCTCGAGGCTCGAGCTCGACGACGGGAGCGTGGAGGTCACCGAGACGATCGCTCCCCTGCTGAAAACTCCGGCCTTGAAGGTCAGCGAGAGCGGAATCTCCAGCCTTGAGCACCTGGCCCGCGCTTTGAAGCATGCAGACGCCGTTCTTGTTGGAACGGCTTTCATGTTAGCTGATGATCTGGAAGGAAAGGTGAGGGAGTTTGTGAGGGGTGGTGGGGATGCTTGAGCACGTTCTCTCCTCAGAAAGGATGACGTTCGATGAGGCTTACAGGGCATTTTCCTCCCTCTTCGACGAGAACCCCTACAGAATCGCTGGCTTTCTCTCGGCCCTCGAGGTGAGGGGGTACGGGGCTGAGGAGATAGCGGGATTCGCAAGGGCGATGGTGGATCAGGCCGTCCGGCTGAACCTCGGCGAGGTGATGGACGTCGTTGGCACGGGTGGAGACGGCATGGCGACGATAAACGTGAGCACGGCCACGGCCATCATCCTCTCGCTGTTCACGAGGGTTGCGAAGCACGGAAACAGATCCGTGACGTCGAAAAGCGGTTCAGCCGACTTTCTCGAAAGGGCTGGAGTGCGGATCGTGCTCGATCCGGGTGAGGTGAGGCGAATGATCGAGAAAACGAACTTCACGTTCCTCTTCGCACCCCTCTACCACCCCTCTCTTTCGAGGGTGATGCCCGTCAGAAAGAGTCTGGGGATAAGGACAGTGTTCAACATCCTCGGCCCCCTCGCAAACCCTGCGAGACCGCGGAGGATTCTGCTTGGTGTGAGTGATGAAAGGATTGCTGAGAAGATTGCCGTAGCGTTGAGCATGCTCGGCGTTGAGAGGGCAGCGGTTGTGCATGGCTATCCCATCGATGAGGTCAATCCGTCGGGCAAAACTCTCGTGTGGGAGATTGACGGTGACAGGATGGAGAGCTACACCATAACTCCCGAGTACTTTGGCGTAAAGAGATGCAAACTTGTCCCATGCCTCTCTGCTGAGGAGAGTGTGGAGAGGGTCAAAGCAGTATTCTCCGGGAAAGGGCTGGAGGAAGACAGGAAATTCATCCTGCTCAACTCGGCTCTCGCACTCTACCTCTGCGGCTACGACTTCACCGAGGCAAGAGAGCTGGCAGAGAGCACCCTTGATGGAAGCGCCCTGAAAAAACTGGAGGAAATAGCATGCGTGTCAGGCAGCTCGATCCAGTAGAGCCGGTCAGGCTCTACAGCGTCCTGAGAGAAGAGGAGTATCCGTTCATACTCGAGTCTGCTGACAGGCACAGCAGAAGGGCCCGTTACTCGTACATCTCCGCGAACCCTGACTTTGTGGTTGAGGTTGGTGAAAGGGGAACGGTGGTGGACGGAACGCGCGTCTCAAAGGAGAGAGACCCATTCAGGGCCCTCAAGAGCTTCAGCC
Coding sequences within it:
- the larB gene encoding nickel pincer cofactor biosynthesis protein LarB: MKEIEELLKKLDGKTISKIFLERLAEGINLDHMRHLRAGKPEAVLAEFKTVDEVVEIAKKCVSEKRPVLFTRVTAEQSTALSELGLAINERARTARHMRLEEESGKVAIFAAGTSDIPVAEEAKETAEFLGMEVLRFYDVGVAGIHRLIEPLEVLSKEDVDSVIVVAGMEGALPSVVAGLVDLPVIAVPTSVGYGTSLKGFTALFSMLQSCSSGVAVVNIDNGFGAAVFAHLISKRVRKKRL
- a CDS encoding [protein ADP-ribosylglutamate] hydrolase, whose amino-acid sequence is MKPEVVLRFSGVEVRLVQGDITKYPAEAIVNAANRHLEHGGGVAYAIARACAGNAAEYTRISKEAMREQVGRDYIEHGEVVVTPAMRLEENGIRYVIHTVGPICRGKWGESYEEKLRLAFLGPLKKAEELGLKSIAFPAVSAGIYGCPLEMVVETFLKVVEEFSEEARNLKVVALVIYDSESLQKAKSVFEKRL
- the trpC gene encoding indole-3-glycerol phosphate synthase TrpC, which translates into the protein MRKYLSKMIKLRKQEGLNAVIAEIKVHSPRHGDMLRGRSVFDILKAYERCDVAGISYITEEKHFRGSFETFREICRNTDLPVLRKDFVTSVDEVERTAEADGSALLLIARVLGDRTAELVDVCHDHGIEALVEVHSRDDASIAIETGARLIGINNRDISRLELDDGSVEVTETIAPLLKTPALKVSESGISSLEHLARALKHADAVLVGTAFMLADDLEGKVREFVRGGGDA
- the trpD gene encoding anthranilate phosphoribosyltransferase, whose protein sequence is MLEHVLSSERMTFDEAYRAFSSLFDENPYRIAGFLSALEVRGYGAEEIAGFARAMVDQAVRLNLGEVMDVVGTGGDGMATINVSTATAIILSLFTRVAKHGNRSVTSKSGSADFLERAGVRIVLDPGEVRRMIEKTNFTFLFAPLYHPSLSRVMPVRKSLGIRTVFNILGPLANPARPRRILLGVSDERIAEKIAVALSMLGVERAAVVHGYPIDEVNPSGKTLVWEIDGDRMESYTITPEYFGVKRCKLVPCLSAEESVERVKAVFSGKGLEEDRKFILLNSALALYLCGYDFTEARELAESTLDGSALKKLEEIACVSGSSIQ